The proteins below come from a single Sphingomonas carotinifaciens genomic window:
- a CDS encoding sodium-translocating pyrophosphatase, giving the protein MTTVSVAMIGGLIAVLYGAITSRQLLGLSPGDARMQDIAAAIQEGAKAYLGRQYTTIAIVGVAVAVVMAVTLGWLSTTAFVIGAVLSGVAGFVGMTISVRANVRTAEAARTSLQGGLTAAFRSGAVTGMLVAGLGLLSIAVLFWYLTGPGGRLPNDRGIVEALTALAFGASLISIFARLGGGIFTKAADVGADLVGKVEAGIPEDDPRNPAVIADNVGDNVGDCAGMAADLFETYVVTLGVTMVSIALLVRADPAELMQLMGLPLVIGAVCIVTSIIGTYAVRLGRGSIMGALYKGFWASALLSIPALYVATRWVLGDLSAMIGGAGFLDAGADALTLDPDPGSAASFTGMDLFWCMLVGLAVTALIVWITEYYTGTAYRPVKSIAKASETGHGTNVIQGLAISLEATALPTLVIVVAVVVAYQLAGIIGIAFAATAMLAQAGMVVALDAYGPVTDNAGGIAEMAGLPDEVRERTDALDAVGNTTKAVTKGYAIGSAGLAALVLFGAYTTDLRTYFPDVTVDFSLSNPYVIVGLLLGALLPYLFGAFGMTAVGRAAGAVVEEVRGQFRDNPGIMAGTSRPNYGRTVDLVTRAAIREMIVPSLLPVLSPIAVYFIVRAVAGQANGFAALGAMLLGVIVSGLFVALSMTSGGGAWDNAKKYIEDGNHGGKGSEAHKAAVTGDTVGDPYKDTAGPAVNPMIKITNIVALLLLAALAGG; this is encoded by the coding sequence ATGACGACCGTCTCCGTGGCCATGATCGGCGGACTGATCGCCGTACTTTATGGTGCCATAACAAGCCGCCAGTTGCTGGGGTTGTCGCCCGGCGATGCGCGGATGCAGGACATCGCCGCCGCCATCCAGGAAGGGGCCAAGGCCTATCTGGGGCGGCAATATACCACCATCGCCATCGTCGGCGTGGCCGTCGCCGTGGTGATGGCGGTGACGCTGGGATGGTTGTCCACCACCGCTTTCGTGATCGGCGCGGTCCTGTCGGGGGTGGCGGGGTTCGTCGGCATGACGATCTCGGTGCGGGCGAACGTGCGGACGGCGGAGGCGGCGCGGACCAGCCTGCAGGGCGGGCTGACCGCGGCGTTCCGGTCGGGGGCGGTGACGGGGATGCTGGTCGCGGGGCTGGGCCTGCTGTCGATCGCGGTGCTGTTCTGGTATCTGACCGGGCCGGGCGGGCGCCTGCCGAACGATCGGGGGATCGTGGAGGCATTGACCGCGCTGGCGTTCGGCGCGTCGCTGATCTCGATTTTCGCGCGGCTGGGCGGGGGCATCTTCACCAAGGCGGCCGATGTCGGCGCGGATCTGGTCGGCAAGGTGGAGGCGGGGATACCCGAGGACGATCCGCGCAACCCGGCGGTGATCGCGGACAATGTGGGCGACAATGTCGGCGACTGCGCCGGCATGGCCGCCGACCTGTTCGAGACCTATGTGGTGACGCTGGGCGTGACGATGGTGTCGATCGCGCTGCTGGTGCGCGCCGATCCGGCCGAGCTGATGCAGTTGATGGGCCTGCCGCTGGTGATCGGCGCGGTGTGCATCGTCACCTCGATCATCGGCACCTATGCGGTGCGGCTGGGGCGGGGCAGCATCATGGGGGCGTTATACAAGGGGTTCTGGGCATCGGCTCTGCTGTCGATCCCGGCGCTGTACGTCGCCACGCGCTGGGTGCTGGGCGACCTGTCGGCGATGATCGGGGGCGCGGGCTTTCTGGATGCAGGCGCGGATGCGCTGACGCTGGACCCGGACCCCGGCAGCGCGGCGAGCTTCACCGGCATGGACCTGTTCTGGTGCATGCTGGTCGGGCTGGCGGTGACCGCGCTGATCGTGTGGATCACCGAATATTACACGGGCACCGCCTATCGCCCGGTCAAGTCGATCGCCAAGGCATCGGAGACGGGGCACGGCACCAACGTGATCCAGGGGCTGGCGATCAGCCTGGAGGCGACCGCGCTGCCGACGCTGGTCATCGTCGTCGCGGTGGTGGTGGCGTATCAGCTGGCGGGGATCATCGGCATCGCCTTTGCCGCGACCGCGATGTTGGCGCAGGCGGGGATGGTGGTCGCGCTCGACGCATACGGCCCGGTCACCGACAATGCCGGCGGCATTGCCGAGATGGCCGGCCTGCCCGACGAAGTGCGCGAGCGCACCGACGCGCTGGACGCGGTGGGCAATACCACCAAGGCGGTGACCAAGGGCTATGCGATCGGCTCAGCGGGCCTCGCCGCGCTGGTGCTGTTCGGAGCCTATACCACCGACCTGCGCACCTATTTTCCGGACGTGACGGTCGATTTCAGCCTGTCCAACCCGTATGTCATCGTCGGATTGCTGCTGGGCGCGCTGCTGCCCTATCTGTTCGGCGCGTTCGGGATGACCGCGGTCGGCCGCGCGGCGGGCGCGGTGGTGGAGGAGGTGCGCGGCCAGTTCCGCGACAATCCCGGCATCATGGCGGGCACCAGCCGGCCCAATTACGGACGCACCGTCGACCTGGTCACCCGCGCCGCGATCCGCGAGATGATCGTGCCCTCGCTGTTGCCCGTGCTGTCGCCGATCGCGGTCTATTTCATCGTGCGGGCGGTGGCGGGGCAGGCGAACGGCTTTGCCGCGCTAGGCGCGATGCTGCTGGGCGTAATCGTGTCGGGCCTGTTCGTCGCGCTGTCGATGACGAGCGGCGGGGGCGCGTGGGACAATGCCAAGAAATATATCGAGGACGGCAATCACGGCGGCAAGGGATCGGAGGCGCACAAGGCGGCGGTGACCGGCGACACGGTGGGCGATCCGTACAAGGACACGGCGGGGCCGGCGGTCAATCCGATGATCAAGATCACCAACATCGTCGCCCTGCTGCTGCTGGCGGCACTCGCCGGGGGGTGA
- the infA gene encoding translation initiation factor IF-1: protein MAKEELLEMRGRVVELLPNAMFRVQLENDHEILGHTAGKMRKNRIRVLVGDEVLVELTPYDLTKGRITYRFK from the coding sequence TTGGCCAAGGAAGAACTGCTCGAGATGCGTGGCCGCGTGGTGGAGCTTCTCCCCAACGCGATGTTCCGCGTGCAGCTCGAGAATGACCACGAGATTCTGGGACACACCGCAGGCAAGATGCGCAAGAACCGCATCCGCGTGCTGGTCGGCGACGAGGTGCTCGTCGAGCTGACCCCGTACGACCTGACCAAGGGCCGGATCACATATCGCTTCAAGTGA
- a CDS encoding ribonuclease — protein MAEWLYEAGIGEARAALVADGCIVEAAIEPEDVLAVDTVSAGRLVEILPGRQGRVTLAAGGDVFLGRVPAGVTQGGALTVQVVREAIPERGRAKLPKAVASEAAPVAGPDLLQRIMASGVPVRQMRSHEADALEAAGWSELLDEAVTGEIGFGPGALRMTATPAMTLFDVDGAPPHDALALAAARSVARAIRRHGIGGSIGIDFPTIEGKAARLAVAQAIDAELAPPFERTAVNGFGFLQIVRPRPRASIPERLAADPVGAAARAVLRQIERAPVTASRIHRLAPAVYDRIIARPDWCAELARRTGVQHQLERGG, from the coding sequence TTGGCTGAATGGCTGTACGAGGCGGGGATCGGCGAGGCACGGGCCGCGCTGGTCGCGGACGGCTGCATCGTCGAGGCGGCGATCGAGCCGGAGGATGTGCTGGCCGTCGATACCGTCTCGGCCGGGCGTCTGGTGGAAATCCTGCCCGGACGGCAGGGACGCGTGACGCTGGCTGCGGGCGGTGACGTGTTTCTGGGGCGCGTGCCCGCGGGGGTGACGCAAGGCGGTGCGCTCACCGTGCAGGTGGTGCGCGAGGCGATCCCCGAGCGAGGTCGCGCCAAGCTGCCCAAGGCGGTGGCGAGCGAGGCGGCTCCGGTGGCGGGGCCAGACCTGTTGCAGCGAATTATGGCGAGTGGTGTTCCGGTGCGGCAGATGCGGTCGCACGAGGCCGACGCGCTGGAGGCGGCGGGCTGGTCCGAACTGCTGGACGAGGCGGTGACGGGCGAGATTGGCTTCGGGCCGGGGGCGCTGCGCATGACCGCGACGCCGGCGATGACGCTGTTCGACGTGGACGGCGCACCGCCGCACGATGCGCTGGCGCTTGCCGCGGCGCGGAGCGTGGCGCGCGCGATCCGGCGGCATGGCATCGGCGGGTCGATCGGCATCGATTTTCCGACGATCGAGGGCAAGGCGGCGCGACTGGCGGTGGCCCAGGCGATCGACGCCGAGCTGGCGCCCCCGTTCGAGCGGACCGCGGTCAACGGCTTCGGTTTCCTCCAGATCGTGCGGCCGCGACCGCGCGCATCGATTCCGGAGCGATTGGCGGCGGACCCGGTGGGGGCGGCGGCGCGCGCCGTGCTGCGCCAGATCGAGCGGGCGCCGGTCACCGCCTCGCGCATCCACCGGCTGGCGCCGGCGGTGTATGACCGAATCATCGCGCGCCCGGACTGGTGCGCCGAACTGGCGCGCCGCACGGGCGTGCAGCATCAATTGGAGCGTGGCGGATGA
- a CDS encoding alpha/beta hydrolase family protein — protein MKSGIYALALLLTGASPVVETPAADNAPVPVEVFAQLPAMEGPKLSPDGTRLAAKMAIRGKQYLVVTPLADNGAAKAMRIGDKMDVNWWRWVGDKWLAVGIGTQDVIYGEEVYITRLLGVPADLSSTKQIDWPRSGIRADEVLWTAKDGSPRILFAKQTGIESMDQVYPSVFEADLSTGRAKLVADGQRNVWNWYADGQGQVRIGYRYNDESRKAMLLYRDRNGEPFRTIARADRKRDEGMVVPLTFRPDGSALAFDDSDGHDALYEVSLPDLKLGKKVYAAQGYDLDGLIDNAAETDADGVNVTDTFGHTVWFNPTLKQIQDGVDKAVGERRARIVSWNGDRSKLLVEVGRPSQAGALYYWDTSYGNMQRYAWNNDTLKGRVLSPVSTVHYTARDGTPIEAVLTLPRLRAHKNLPLIVLPHGGPFARDAEGWDWWTQYLAELGYAVIQPNYRGSSGYGTDFAKKGEGEWGLKMQDDLDDAIPFLARQGIADPKRVCMIGASYGGYAAMRAAQRNGDLYRCAVSYAGVSDLAAMQRYDGQFLFGKTRGDWLKKQAPDYRAVSPRFGAAGFSIPILLVHGREDKRVPVKQSRMMADALKAAGKPYDYIEQPLADHHFTRGEDRLEFLKAMAAFLAKHNPA, from the coding sequence ATGAAGTCTGGAATCTATGCGCTGGCCCTGTTGCTGACAGGGGCCAGCCCGGTCGTGGAAACGCCGGCGGCGGATAACGCACCCGTGCCGGTCGAGGTGTTCGCCCAGCTGCCGGCGATGGAGGGGCCAAAATTGTCGCCGGACGGGACGCGTCTCGCCGCCAAGATGGCGATCAGGGGCAAGCAGTATCTGGTCGTCACGCCGCTGGCCGACAATGGCGCGGCAAAGGCGATGCGCATCGGCGACAAGATGGACGTCAACTGGTGGCGCTGGGTCGGCGACAAGTGGCTGGCGGTCGGCATCGGTACGCAGGACGTGATCTATGGCGAGGAGGTGTACATCACCCGCCTGCTGGGCGTGCCGGCGGACCTGAGCAGTACGAAGCAGATCGACTGGCCCCGTTCGGGCATCCGCGCCGACGAGGTGCTGTGGACCGCCAAGGACGGCAGCCCGCGTATCCTGTTCGCCAAGCAGACCGGCATCGAATCGATGGATCAGGTCTATCCGTCGGTGTTCGAGGCGGACCTGTCGACCGGCCGGGCCAAGCTGGTGGCGGACGGGCAGCGCAACGTGTGGAACTGGTATGCCGACGGGCAGGGCCAGGTGCGGATCGGCTATCGCTACAATGACGAAAGCCGCAAGGCGATGCTGCTGTACCGCGACCGCAATGGCGAGCCGTTCCGCACCATCGCGCGTGCCGACCGCAAGCGCGACGAGGGCATGGTGGTGCCGCTGACCTTTCGCCCCGACGGCTCGGCACTGGCCTTCGACGACAGCGACGGCCATGACGCGCTGTACGAGGTGTCGCTGCCCGACCTGAAGCTGGGCAAGAAGGTGTATGCCGCGCAGGGCTATGACCTGGACGGCCTGATCGACAATGCGGCCGAGACCGATGCCGACGGCGTCAACGTCACCGACACGTTCGGTCATACCGTGTGGTTCAATCCGACGTTGAAGCAGATTCAGGACGGCGTGGACAAGGCGGTGGGCGAGCGCCGGGCGCGGATCGTGTCGTGGAACGGCGACCGCAGCAAATTGCTGGTCGAGGTGGGGCGCCCGTCCCAGGCCGGAGCGCTGTATTACTGGGACACGAGCTATGGCAACATGCAGCGCTATGCGTGGAACAACGACACGCTGAAGGGACGCGTGCTGTCGCCGGTGTCGACCGTGCATTACACCGCGCGCGACGGCACGCCGATCGAGGCGGTGCTGACCCTGCCGCGACTGCGCGCCCACAAGAACCTGCCGCTGATCGTGCTGCCGCATGGCGGGCCGTTCGCGCGCGATGCGGAAGGGTGGGACTGGTGGACGCAATATCTGGCCGAGCTGGGCTATGCGGTGATCCAGCCCAATTATCGTGGCTCGTCCGGCTATGGCACCGACTTCGCGAAGAAGGGCGAGGGGGAGTGGGGCCTGAAGATGCAGGACGATCTGGACGATGCCATCCCCTTTCTGGCCAGGCAGGGCATTGCCGACCCCAAGCGCGTGTGCATGATCGGCGCATCCTATGGCGGCTATGCCGCGATGCGCGCGGCACAGCGGAACGGCGACCTGTATCGCTGCGCGGTGTCCTATGCCGGGGTGTCGGACCTGGCCGCAATGCAGCGCTATGACGGGCAGTTCCTGTTCGGCAAGACGCGCGGCGACTGGCTGAAGAAGCAGGCGCCCGATTACCGCGCGGTATCGCCCCGGTTCGGCGCGGCGGGCTTTTCGATCCCGATCCTGCTGGTGCACGGGCGCGAGGACAAGCGCGTGCCGGTGAAACAGTCGCGGATGATGGCCGATGCTCTGAAGGCGGCGGGCAAGCCGTACGATTATATCGAACAGCCGCTGGCCGACCATCATTTCACCCGCGGCGAGGACCGGCTGGAATTCCTGAAGGCGATGGCGGCGTTTCTGGCAAAGCATAACCCGGCATGA
- a CDS encoding Maf family protein codes for MNPALVLASSSPRRRDLLARIGAVPARQAAPDIDEEPRPNELPRVYALRLAVEKAQAVLRGPGEIVIAGDTTIAVGRRILPPATDEGVQRRLLALLSGRRHHALSAICVIDAAGTVRTRIADTVVAFKPLSAAEIDDYVACGEGLGKAGGYAIQGRAEAFVRFLSGSHSGVVGLPLFEARALLKASGLPLG; via the coding sequence ATGAACCCCGCCCTCGTTCTAGCTTCTTCCAGCCCGCGCCGTCGCGACCTGCTCGCGCGGATCGGTGCCGTGCCTGCGCGCCAGGCCGCCCCCGACATCGACGAGGAGCCGCGGCCGAACGAGTTGCCCCGCGTCTATGCGCTGCGGCTGGCGGTGGAGAAGGCGCAGGCCGTGCTGCGGGGGCCGGGCGAGATCGTGATCGCGGGCGACACCACCATCGCGGTCGGGCGCCGCATCCTGCCGCCCGCAACCGATGAGGGCGTGCAGCGCCGCCTGCTCGCGCTGCTGTCCGGCCGGCGCCACCATGCCTTGTCCGCGATCTGCGTGATCGATGCGGCGGGCACCGTTCGCACGCGGATCGCCGACACGGTGGTCGCGTTCAAGCCGCTGTCAGCGGCCGAGATCGACGATTATGTCGCGTGCGGCGAGGGGCTGGGCAAGGCGGGCGGCTATGCCATCCAGGGCCGCGCCGAGGCGTTCGTCCGCTTCCTGTCGGGCAGCCATTCGGGCGTCGTCGGCCTGCCCCTGTTCGAGGCGCGCGCGCTGTTGAAGGCGTCCGGCCTGCCGCTTGGCTGA
- a CDS encoding DNA gyrase inhibitor YacG: MKCPICGQPAVPEYKPFCSRGCRDRDLLQWLGDGYRVPGPPADEEGLDMGENRP; the protein is encoded by the coding sequence ATGAAATGCCCGATCTGCGGCCAGCCGGCCGTGCCCGAATACAAGCCCTTTTGCTCGCGCGGATGCCGCGACCGCGACCTGTTGCAATGGCTGGGCGACGGATATCGCGTGCCGGGACCGCCGGCAGACGAAGAAGGGCTGGACATGGGCGAAAACCGCCCCTAA
- a CDS encoding dicarboxylate/amino acid:cation symporter yields MTETQAAPAPRIALHYQMLIGFAVGLGGGLLVNLTAGGADWVETVTTYVTGPLGQVFLRLLFMLVIPLLFSALVTGVAEMGDVAALKRIGLRTLAATLVLSAISVVVALVLVNVLRPGSGVDAETARALLAQAQQGAGSILASTREQPGAVEQVLAIIPSNVIRAASQDDILALMVFALAFGIGLVLVGEEKTRALREAIEGILAVTLRLIGLVIRLAPIAVACFMFNLAALFGLDLLVRLGAYVGTVLLALGFQLIVVYGLAVWLGGGMRPWRFFAGVQEAMVMAFATASSNATLPTSLKVAEEQLKLPRKVSRFVLTIGATANQNGTAIFEGVTVIFLAQLFGHDLSLGQQAMVMAVCILGGIGTAGVPAGSLPVIALILGMVGVPPTAIGLILGVDRFLDMCRSMLNVTGDLAVASVVAHGVAGGGGGAGGAAKPA; encoded by the coding sequence ATGACCGAGACACAAGCCGCCCCGGCCCCGCGCATCGCGCTGCATTATCAGATGCTGATCGGCTTTGCGGTGGGGCTTGGCGGCGGGCTGCTCGTCAACCTGACCGCCGGCGGCGCGGACTGGGTGGAGACGGTGACGACCTATGTCACCGGACCGCTGGGTCAGGTGTTCCTGCGCCTGTTGTTCATGCTGGTCATCCCGCTGCTGTTTTCCGCGCTGGTGACGGGTGTCGCGGAGATGGGCGATGTCGCCGCGCTGAAGCGGATCGGGTTGCGGACATTGGCGGCGACGCTGGTGTTGTCGGCGATTTCGGTGGTGGTGGCACTGGTGCTGGTCAACGTGCTGCGGCCCGGGAGCGGGGTGGATGCGGAGACGGCACGCGCACTGCTGGCGCAGGCGCAGCAGGGGGCAGGGAGCATCCTGGCGTCGACGCGCGAGCAGCCGGGCGCCGTGGAGCAGGTGCTGGCGATCATTCCGTCCAACGTGATCCGCGCCGCGTCGCAGGACGACATATTGGCGCTGATGGTGTTCGCGCTGGCCTTCGGCATCGGGCTGGTGCTGGTCGGCGAGGAGAAGACGCGGGCGCTGCGCGAGGCGATCGAGGGGATCCTGGCGGTGACGCTGCGGCTGATCGGGCTGGTGATCCGGCTGGCGCCGATCGCGGTGGCGTGCTTCATGTTCAACCTGGCGGCGCTGTTCGGGCTGGACCTGCTGGTGCGGCTGGGCGCCTATGTCGGCACCGTGCTGCTGGCGCTGGGGTTCCAGTTGATCGTCGTCTACGGGCTGGCGGTGTGGCTGGGCGGCGGCATGCGGCCGTGGCGCTTCTTTGCCGGCGTGCAGGAGGCGATGGTGATGGCGTTCGCCACCGCATCGTCGAACGCGACGCTGCCCACCTCGCTGAAGGTCGCGGAGGAACAGTTGAAGCTGCCGCGCAAGGTGTCGCGCTTCGTGCTGACCATCGGGGCGACCGCGAACCAGAACGGTACCGCGATCTTCGAAGGCGTGACGGTGATCTTTCTGGCGCAATTGTTCGGGCACGACCTGTCGCTGGGGCAGCAGGCGATGGTGATGGCGGTGTGCATCCTGGGCGGGATCGGCACCGCAGGCGTGCCGGCGGGATCGCTGCCCGTGATCGCGCTGATCCTGGGGATGGTGGGCGTGCCGCCGACCGCGATCGGCCTGATCCTGGGCGTCGACCGGTTTCTGGACATGTGCCGGTCGATGCTGAACGTGACCGGCGACCTGGCGGTGGCGAGCGTGGTGGCGCATGGTGTCGCCGGCGGCGGGGGCGGGGCCGGCGGGGCGGCGAAGCCCGCGTGA